Part of the Paeniglutamicibacter sulfureus genome, GTGGCCACCGCCGCTTCCCTGTTGAACCACGCCACCATCCCCGCCGAGTAGGAGCACCGCAAAGCAATGGCTACACGCAGAATGACGGTCGCCCAGGCCGTCGTGGAATTCCTGGGCAGGCAGTACACCGTGGACAACGTTGGCGGGCAGGCCTACCGCGAACGGCTCATCCCGGGCATGTTCGGCATCTTCGGGCACGGCAACGTGGCCGGCGTCGGCCAGGCGCTGAAGCAGTTCCAGGTGCGGGACCCGTCCCTGATGCCCTACTACCAGGGACGCAACGAGCAGGCCCAGTCGCACCAGGCCGTCGGCTACGCCCGGCACGTCCGCCGCCGCGCCACCTACGCGGTGTCCACCTCCATCGGCCCGGGCTCCTCGAACCTGCTCACCGGCGCGGCACTGGCCACGGCCAACAGGCTGCCGGTGCTGCTGCTGCCTTCCGACACCTTCGCCACCCGCGCGGCGGACCCGGTGCTCCAGCAGCTCGAGCATTCCCACGGCTACGACATCACCGTCAACGACGCCTTCCGCCCGCTGTCCAAGTACTTCGACCGGGTCAACCGCCCCGAGCAGCTCTTCTCCGCCATGATGAACGGGCTGCGCGTGCTCACCGACCCGGTCGAGACCGGCGCGGTGACCATCTCCCTGCCGCAGGACGTGCAGGCCGAGGTGTTCGAGGTGCCCGAGGAATTCCTGGCCGAACGCGACTGGAAGATCCGCCGCCCCGAACCCGAGGCCGATGACATCGCCCGCGCCGCGCAGCTAATCAAGGCCGCCAAGCGTCCGTTGATCGTCGCCGGCGGCGGGGTGCTGTACTCCTTCGCGCAGGATGCGCTGCTGGAACTGGCGCAGAAAACCGGCATCCCGGTGGCCTACACGCAGGCCGGGGTCGGGACCATCGCCTGGGACTCGCCGCACTCCCTGGGCGCTATCGGTTCCACCGGCACCACCGCCGCCAACGCGCTTGCCGCCGAGGCGGACCTGGTCATCGGCATCGGCACCCGCTACGAGGACTTCACCACCGCCTCGCGCACCGCGTTCCAGAACCCCGGGCTGCGCTTCATCAACATCAACGTCGCACCGCTGGACGCCTACAAGCACGGCACGGCGCTGCCCATCGTCGCCGATGCCCGCAAGGCCTTGGTGGCACTGAACACCGCCCTGGGCGGGTACCGGGTCGGGGCCGACCTGGAAGCCGTGGTCGCTTCCGAGAAGCAACGCTGGGACGCCACCGTGGATACCGCCTTCGCCACCCGGCACAACCCGCTGCCGGCGCAGAACGAGATCATCGGCGCGGTCCACGGGGCCATGGACGAACGCGACGTGGTCATCTGCGCCGCCGGTTCCCTGCCCGGGGACCTGCACAAGATGTGGCGCATCAAGGACGCCCACGGCTACCACGTGGAGTACGCGTTCTCCTGCATGGGCTACGAGATCGCCGGCGGGCTGGGCGTCAAGCGCGCGGTCATCGACGAAACGTCCCGCGGCGCGGCGGAAAACCGCGATGTCGTGGTCATGGTCGGGGACGGCTCCTACCTGATGATGCACACCGAACTGGTCACCGCGGTGGCCGAGGGGATCAAGCTGATCACCGTGCTGATCCAGAACCACGGCTACGCCTCCATCGGCTCGCTCTCCGA contains:
- the iolD gene encoding 3D-(3,5/4)-trihydroxycyclohexane-1,2-dione acylhydrolase (decyclizing); the encoded protein is MTVAQAVVEFLGRQYTVDNVGGQAYRERLIPGMFGIFGHGNVAGVGQALKQFQVRDPSLMPYYQGRNEQAQSHQAVGYARHVRRRATYAVSTSIGPGSSNLLTGAALATANRLPVLLLPSDTFATRAADPVLQQLEHSHGYDITVNDAFRPLSKYFDRVNRPEQLFSAMMNGLRVLTDPVETGAVTISLPQDVQAEVFEVPEEFLAERDWKIRRPEPEADDIARAAQLIKAAKRPLIVAGGGVLYSFAQDALLELAQKTGIPVAYTQAGVGTIAWDSPHSLGAIGSTGTTAANALAAEADLVIGIGTRYEDFTTASRTAFQNPGLRFININVAPLDAYKHGTALPIVADARKALVALNTALGGYRVGADLEAVVASEKQRWDATVDTAFATRHNPLPAQNEIIGAVHGAMDERDVVICAAGSLPGDLHKMWRIKDAHGYHVEYAFSCMGYEIAGGLGVKRAVIDETSRGAAENRDVVVMVGDGSYLMMHTELVTAVAEGIKLITVLIQNHGYASIGSLSESLGSQRFGTQYRELDAKTHSFDAGAKLPIDLATNAESLGVNVIRIEPGTDAIDKLAAAIATAKAAPEGSGPILIHVESDPLLDAPDSESWWDVPVSGESDLESTRAAFQTYSGHKARQRNYLG